A portion of the Paenibacillus hamazuiensis genome contains these proteins:
- a CDS encoding response regulator gives MYILLVDDIPLIGRIIRQEIEALDRKLLHALDGIEAKDLLVRHASQIELILLDWNLPEIDGLQFLKMLKSHPSYKNIPVIMLTAEDKRPNVIQAFKAGASDYLVKPFSREDLGQKIMKALNLPRQPQ, from the coding sequence ATGTATATCCTCCTCGTTGACGACATCCCTTTAATCGGCAGAATTATCCGTCAGGAGATCGAAGCGTTGGACCGAAAGCTGCTTCATGCGTTAGACGGAATCGAAGCGAAGGATTTATTGGTCCGTCACGCCTCCCAAATCGAGCTTATTTTACTCGACTGGAACTTGCCGGAAATCGATGGCCTGCAGTTTTTGAAAATGCTGAAAAGCCATCCCTCATATAAGAACATCCCGGTTATTATGCTTACGGCCGAAGATAAGAGGCCGAACGTGATTCAAGCGTTTAAAGCCGGGGCTTCCGATTATTTGGTCAAGCCTTTTTCACGGGAAGATTTAGGTCAAAAGATCATGAAAGCGTTAAACCTGCCCCGGCAGCCCCAATAA
- the recQ gene encoding DNA helicase RecQ, protein MGIEQVSLTRAESLLQQYFGYPSFREGQKNIIRSIISGQDTLGIMPTGGGKSICYQIPALIFPGTTIVISPLISLMKDQVDGLESYGIPAAYINSSLTYAQAETRIRKAARGEYKLLYIAPERLETERFLELMGELEIPLVAIDEAHCVSQWGHDFRQSYLAIHQFIRQLPKRPIVAAFTATATPEVSRDIVELLRLHEPNQFMTGFGRANLTFGIVKGENKRDFVTGYIGARKGEAGIIYAATRKEVDGLYELLRKKRISVGRYHAGMTDKERKESQDAFLYDEVQVMVASNAFGMGIDKSNVRYVIHFNMPKNMEAYYQEAGRAGRDGEPSDCILLFSPQDIHIQKFLIEQSTLDPERKTHEQRKLRQMIDYCHTTMCLQKYIVRYFGDMSEEECGKCSNCSGDTELTDITVAAQMIFSCVRRMRERFGVTTVASVLKGSKNKRVLELGFDSLPTYGLMKQYTEKDIADMINMLAAEGYLALTDGQYPVLKLTQAAMDVLTGQAKVVQRVRRVEERPAAQDGMFEELRQLRLDIARREKVPPYVVFSDSTLRELADVRPTNPAAMLKIKGIGEAKFMKYGAVLIDFFKKAKAEGS, encoded by the coding sequence ATGGGAATCGAGCAAGTAAGCCTTACCCGGGCGGAATCTCTGCTGCAGCAGTATTTCGGCTATCCCTCGTTTCGCGAAGGGCAGAAAAATATTATCCGCAGCATCATCAGCGGCCAGGATACGCTCGGCATTATGCCGACGGGCGGCGGCAAATCGATCTGCTACCAGATTCCGGCGCTGATTTTTCCCGGCACGACAATCGTCATTTCGCCGCTCATCTCGCTGATGAAAGACCAGGTCGACGGGCTGGAAAGCTACGGCATCCCGGCCGCTTACATCAACAGCTCGCTGACGTATGCGCAGGCGGAAACCCGTATCCGCAAGGCGGCGCGCGGCGAATACAAGCTGCTGTACATCGCGCCGGAGCGGCTCGAGACGGAGCGCTTTCTCGAGCTGATGGGCGAGCTCGAAATTCCGCTCGTCGCGATCGACGAGGCTCACTGCGTATCGCAGTGGGGGCATGATTTCCGCCAGAGCTATCTGGCGATTCACCAGTTCATCCGCCAGTTGCCGAAGCGGCCGATCGTGGCCGCATTTACGGCAACGGCGACGCCCGAGGTGAGCCGCGACATCGTCGAGCTGCTGCGGCTGCACGAGCCGAACCAATTTATGACCGGCTTCGGCCGGGCCAACCTGACGTTCGGCATCGTGAAGGGCGAGAACAAACGCGATTTCGTCACCGGCTACATCGGCGCGCGCAAGGGCGAGGCCGGCATCATTTATGCCGCCACGCGCAAGGAGGTCGACGGGCTGTACGAGCTGCTGCGCAAAAAGCGCATCTCCGTCGGACGCTACCACGCCGGCATGACGGACAAGGAGCGCAAGGAAAGCCAGGATGCGTTCCTGTACGACGAGGTGCAGGTGATGGTCGCAAGCAACGCGTTCGGAATGGGGATCGACAAGTCGAACGTGCGGTATGTGATTCATTTTAATATGCCGAAAAATATGGAGGCTTATTACCAGGAAGCGGGGCGCGCCGGGCGGGACGGCGAGCCGAGCGACTGCATATTGCTGTTCAGCCCGCAGGATATTCATATTCAGAAGTTTCTCATCGAGCAGTCGACGCTGGACCCCGAGCGGAAGACGCATGAGCAGCGCAAGCTGCGCCAGATGATCGATTACTGTCACACGACGATGTGCCTGCAAAAATACATCGTCCGCTACTTCGGCGACATGTCCGAAGAGGAGTGCGGCAAATGCAGCAACTGCAGCGGCGACACGGAGCTGACCGACATTACGGTGGCGGCACAAATGATTTTCTCCTGCGTCCGCCGGATGCGGGAGCGGTTCGGGGTGACGACGGTCGCCTCGGTGCTGAAAGGGTCGAAGAACAAACGCGTGCTGGAGCTCGGTTTCGACAGCCTGCCGACGTACGGCTTGATGAAGCAGTACACGGAAAAGGACATCGCGGATATGATCAATATGCTCGCCGCCGAAGGGTACCTGGCGCTGACCGACGGCCAGTACCCGGTGCTGAAGCTGACGCAGGCGGCGATGGACGTGCTGACCGGGCAGGCGAAGGTCGTGCAGCGGGTGCGTCGCGTGGAAGAGCGTCCGGCCGCGCAGGACGGCATGTTCGAAGAACTGCGGCAGCTGCGGCTCGACATCGCGCGGCGCGAGAAGGTGCCGCCGTACGTCGTATTCTCCGACAGCACACTGCGCGAGCTGGCGGACGTACGACCGACGAATCCGGCCGCGATGCTGAAGATCAAGGGAATCGGGGAAGCGAAGTTCATGAAATACGGAGCGGTGCTGATCGATTTTTTCAAAAAAGCGAAAGCGGAAGGAAGTTGA
- a CDS encoding glycosyltransferase family 2 protein, with translation MLENPLVSVIIPTYNRPDFLCELIESLSRQTYSRLEVIVVNDGGERVDFVRELYPEMNLRVVDMPSNRKHVHARNRGLMEVSGEIIMLCDDDDLLLPGHVERMLKELQDSDLVYSDVEIFDYVVENGVRRATNRFVFAYEHDVEAMRRFSTFVSSGCLYRRELHDVLGPFDTEMYHYWDWDFFLRAVERYRVKRVPVASALYAFSNQGDNMSGNLEDMRPYLDKLSAKHDLGYLPTKNFFLLLEEPEVKSRKASTQVLWDGEPVVSRRRRGEL, from the coding sequence CTGTTGGAAAATCCGCTTGTTTCGGTCATCATTCCCACCTATAACCGGCCCGATTTTTTATGTGAGCTGATCGAGTCGCTGTCGCGCCAAACATACTCGCGGCTGGAAGTGATCGTTGTGAACGACGGCGGGGAGCGGGTCGATTTTGTGCGGGAGCTGTATCCGGAGATGAACCTGCGCGTGGTGGACATGCCTTCCAACCGGAAACACGTTCACGCCCGCAACCGCGGCCTCATGGAGGTGTCGGGGGAGATCATCATGCTGTGCGACGACGATGATCTGCTGCTGCCCGGCCATGTCGAACGGATGCTTAAGGAGCTTCAGGACAGCGATCTCGTTTACTCGGACGTCGAGATTTTCGACTACGTGGTGGAGAACGGCGTGCGCCGGGCGACAAACCGGTTTGTGTTCGCGTACGAGCACGATGTGGAGGCGATGCGCCGGTTTTCGACGTTCGTGTCGTCGGGATGCCTGTACCGTAGGGAGCTGCACGACGTTTTAGGCCCTTTTGATACGGAGATGTACCATTATTGGGATTGGGATTTCTTTTTGCGGGCGGTGGAGAGGTATCGCGTCAAACGAGTGCCGGTCGCCAGCGCCTTGTACGCGTTCTCGAATCAGGGAGACAACATGTCGGGCAATCTCGAGGACATGAGACCTTATCTTGACAAGCTGTCGGCCAAGCACGATCTCGGATATTTGCCGACGAAAAACTTTTTCCTGCTGCTGGAGGAGCCCGAAGTGAAAAGCCGGAAGGCGTCCACGCAGGTGCTGTGGGACGGCGAACCGGTCGTATCGCGGCGCCGCCGCGGCGAACTATAG
- the fdhD gene encoding formate dehydrogenase accessory sulfurtransferase FdhD has translation MEAEDEVAAEFPLTLKVDGTEFATIVCTPSDLEDLAVGFLASEGVIRTAGDLARLTLDAGKGFVYAEHAQPEAAKAAMELASKRFIGSCCGKSRQFYLAGDVRTAKTVTSRTRIAPEQIFALMAALQTSSGDFLRTGGVHNAALCTPDRVLAVRTDIGRHNTLDKLYGHCLRERIPTGDKVIAFSGRISSEVLLKTAKIGAGILLSKSAPTDLGLKLAHDLGITVVGFVRGRKLNVYTHAERVLL, from the coding sequence CTGGAAGCGGAGGACGAGGTCGCGGCCGAATTTCCGCTCACCCTTAAGGTGGACGGGACGGAGTTTGCGACGATCGTTTGCACGCCGAGCGACCTCGAAGACCTTGCGGTCGGCTTTCTCGCCTCCGAGGGCGTCATCCGCACCGCAGGCGACCTGGCTCGGCTCACGCTCGACGCGGGCAAAGGCTTCGTATACGCCGAGCACGCGCAGCCGGAAGCGGCCAAGGCGGCGATGGAGCTGGCCTCGAAGCGGTTTATCGGGTCGTGCTGCGGCAAAAGCCGGCAGTTTTACCTCGCGGGCGACGTCCGTACGGCGAAAACCGTGACATCGCGGACCCGTATTGCGCCGGAGCAAATTTTCGCTCTGATGGCGGCGCTGCAGACGAGCTCCGGCGATTTTCTCCGCACCGGCGGCGTGCATAATGCGGCGCTCTGCACGCCGGACCGGGTGCTTGCCGTGCGGACCGATATCGGCCGGCACAATACGCTCGACAAGCTGTACGGCCACTGCCTGCGCGAGCGGATCCCGACCGGCGACAAGGTGATCGCGTTCAGCGGCCGGATTTCGTCCGAGGTGCTGCTCAAGACGGCCAAAATCGGTGCGGGCATCCTGCTGTCCAAATCGGCGCCAACCGATCTTGGGCTGAAGCTCGCTCACGATTTGGGCATCACCGTCGTCGGTTTTGTCCGCGGCCGGAAGTTGAACGTCTATACGCACGCGGAGCGTGTCCTCTTGTGA
- a CDS encoding NmrA family NAD(P)-binding protein: MACRGGADVRVYGGPEPVTLYTRAPESKVQMIAVRDISALASLVFADSGTYIGKNLEIAGDELTIAEALEAIQRVYGVPVSYKAPNVRQDGGDEHDGVKAAAFFDREGYLADLPALRQIYPELLDFPSWLALLKDGKLYSS; encoded by the coding sequence GTGGCTTGCCGCGGTGGGGCAGATGTCCGGGTTTACGGAGGTCCAGAGCCGGTAACTCTTTATACCAGGGCCCCGGAATCGAAGGTGCAGATGATCGCGGTGCGGGATATCAGCGCGCTCGCTTCTCTCGTTTTTGCCGATTCTGGAACGTATATCGGAAAAAATCTGGAAATTGCCGGCGATGAGCTGACGATTGCTGAGGCTTTAGAGGCGATTCAGCGCGTTTACGGCGTCCCCGTTAGCTACAAGGCGCCAAATGTGCGGCAGGACGGCGGCGATGAACACGACGGCGTCAAAGCGGCCGCTTTTTTCGACAGAGAAGGCTACCTTGCGGACTTGCCCGCCCTTCGCCAAATATATCCGGAGCTGCTGGATTTCCCCTCATGGCTGGCGCTGTTGAAAGACGGAAAGTTATACAGCAGTTAA